From a region of the Rathayibacter sp. VKM Ac-2804 genome:
- the rfbC gene encoding dTDP-4-dehydrorhamnose 3,5-epimerase, producing MQIRELEIPDAYEVTPRQFPDDRGVFYEFYRFDRLAETVGHPLSLQQGNTSVSKRGTVRGIHFAQIPPSQAKYVSCFSGAVLDYIIDVRVGSPTFGRWDSVLLDGVDRRSVYIGEGLAHAFVALTEGAVVSYLVSSTYDPIREKGIDPLDEQIGLRFPAEAGEPLLSPKDTDAPTLAEAEAQGILPTWAEAKALYAQLDGAHS from the coding sequence GTGCAGATCAGAGAGCTCGAGATCCCCGACGCCTACGAGGTCACGCCGCGGCAGTTCCCCGACGACCGGGGGGTGTTCTACGAGTTCTACCGCTTCGACCGCCTCGCGGAGACGGTCGGGCACCCGCTGTCGCTGCAGCAGGGCAACACCTCGGTCTCCAAGCGCGGCACCGTCCGCGGCATCCACTTCGCGCAGATCCCGCCGTCGCAGGCGAAGTACGTCTCCTGCTTCTCCGGTGCGGTGCTCGACTACATCATCGACGTCCGGGTCGGCTCGCCGACCTTCGGCCGGTGGGACTCGGTGCTGCTCGACGGCGTCGACCGCCGCTCGGTCTACATCGGCGAGGGCCTCGCCCACGCCTTCGTCGCGCTGACGGAGGGGGCGGTCGTCTCCTACCTCGTCTCCTCGACCTACGACCCCATCCGCGAGAAGGGCATCGACCCGCTCGACGAGCAGATCGGCCTCCGCTTCCCGGCCGAGGCGGGCGAGCCGCTGCTGTCGCCGAAGGACACGGACGCGCCGACCCTCGCCGAGGCCGAGGCGCAGGGGATCCTGCCCACCTGGGCCGAGGCGAAGGCGCTCTACGCCCAGCTGGACGGAGCGCACTCGTGA
- a CDS encoding glycosyltransferase family 2 protein, with the protein MPIAVVVVTHFSGEVLRACLESIPEATEHDVSVVVVDNATTDDSVRRVVERRPEVLFHETGENLGYGRAINYAVDRLGPEIEWILVTNPDTVFLPGSIDALYAAATADSGIGSIGPRILDSDGTIYPSARALPSLGTGVGHALLAHVWPGNPWSRRYRRSRAVETMQHGSMTAGWLSGACVMVRRTAFEQIGGFDERYFMYFEDVQLGDSLGQRGWSNVYLADAVVSHLGGHSTRLASARMLAVHHRSAYLYLAQKYDAWYQAPVRLAVRLGLGVRVALMRLRPSR; encoded by the coding sequence TTGCCCATCGCGGTCGTCGTCGTCACCCACTTCTCGGGTGAGGTCCTCCGCGCCTGCCTCGAGTCGATCCCCGAGGCGACCGAGCACGACGTGAGCGTCGTCGTCGTCGACAACGCGACCACCGACGACTCCGTCCGCCGCGTCGTCGAGCGCCGGCCCGAGGTGCTCTTCCACGAGACCGGCGAGAACCTCGGCTACGGCAGGGCGATCAACTACGCCGTCGACCGGCTCGGCCCCGAGATCGAGTGGATCCTGGTGACGAACCCGGACACGGTGTTCCTGCCCGGCTCGATCGACGCGCTCTACGCCGCGGCCACCGCCGACTCCGGCATCGGCTCGATCGGCCCGCGCATCCTCGACTCGGACGGCACGATCTACCCCTCCGCCCGCGCGCTGCCCTCGCTAGGGACGGGCGTCGGCCACGCGCTGCTCGCGCACGTCTGGCCCGGCAATCCCTGGTCTCGCCGCTACCGCCGCTCCCGCGCCGTCGAGACGATGCAGCACGGCAGCATGACGGCCGGCTGGCTCTCCGGCGCCTGCGTGATGGTGCGGCGCACGGCGTTCGAGCAGATCGGCGGCTTCGACGAGCGCTACTTCATGTACTTCGAGGACGTGCAGCTCGGCGACTCGCTCGGGCAGCGCGGCTGGTCGAACGTCTACCTCGCCGACGCCGTGGTGTCGCACCTGGGCGGGCACTCGACGCGGCTGGCCTCGGCGCGGATGCTCGCGGTGCACCACCGCAGCGCCTACCTCTACCTCGCGCAGAAGTACGACGCCTGGTACCAGGCGCCCGTCCGCCTGGCGGTCCGCCTCGGCCTGGGCGTGCGCGTCGCGCTGATGCGCCTGCGGCCCAGCCGCTGA
- a CDS encoding PH domain-containing protein — translation MRAGARDRLADGDRELARLTPRARRAVAPVAGFLLLTWAGFYFAAQFELELQRWIIALGTAVLVHLLCVPGVAGWASIRYRITQRGLHARRGVLSVRHADLDFDRRMAVSVSRSLGQRIARCGDVRITLDGAESFVLRDVEDPELVAELLQDAIASAPLPEWPAPDPL, via the coding sequence GTGAGGGCCGGGGCCCGGGACCGGCTCGCGGACGGGGACCGGGAGCTCGCCCGGCTCACGCCGCGCGCTCGACGCGCCGTCGCCCCGGTCGCCGGGTTCCTGCTGCTCACCTGGGCGGGCTTCTACTTCGCGGCCCAGTTCGAGCTGGAGCTGCAGCGCTGGATCATCGCCCTCGGCACCGCGGTGCTCGTGCACCTGCTCTGCGTCCCCGGCGTCGCGGGCTGGGCGAGCATCCGCTACCGGATCACGCAGCGCGGGCTGCACGCCCGCCGCGGCGTCCTGTCGGTGCGCCACGCCGACCTCGACTTCGACCGGCGGATGGCCGTCAGCGTCTCGCGGAGCCTCGGCCAGCGCATCGCCCGCTGCGGCGACGTGCGGATCACCCTGGACGGCGCCGAGTCGTTCGTGCTGCGCGACGTCGAGGACCCGGAGCTCGTCGCCGAGCTGCTGCAGGACGCGATCGCGTCGGCTCCGCTGCCGGAGTGGCCCGCGCCCGATCCGCTCTGA
- the rfbD gene encoding dTDP-4-dehydrorhamnose reductase has product MTFLLTGASGMLGTDLRSSLGDRAVTALGRGDLDVTDLDAVRAAVAGHDAVLNCAAYTRVDDAESDEEEARRVNALGAQNLAIATAEIGAAIVQVSTDYVFDGSATSPYAESHPRRPISAYGRTKAEGEELVLAANPGRGYVVRTAWLYGAHGGNFAKTMVRLAGSHPTLTVVDDQRGQPTWTGDLAARLVELVDAAAPAGVYHGTNAGETTWFGFARAVFEKAGLDPERIRPTDSGSFVRPAPRPAYSVLGHDAWAAAGLAPMRSWEDALAAAPLEAVTP; this is encoded by the coding sequence GTGACCTTCCTCCTCACGGGCGCCTCCGGCATGCTCGGCACCGACCTCCGCTCCTCCCTCGGCGATCGAGCCGTCACGGCGCTCGGCCGCGGCGACCTCGACGTGACCGATCTCGACGCCGTCCGCGCGGCCGTCGCCGGCCACGACGCGGTGCTCAACTGCGCCGCCTACACCCGCGTCGACGACGCGGAGAGCGACGAGGAGGAGGCGCGCCGCGTCAACGCTCTCGGCGCGCAGAACCTCGCGATCGCCACCGCCGAGATCGGCGCCGCGATCGTCCAGGTCTCCACCGACTACGTCTTCGACGGCTCGGCGACGAGCCCCTACGCCGAGTCGCACCCCCGCCGGCCGATCTCGGCCTACGGCCGGACCAAGGCGGAGGGTGAGGAGCTCGTCCTGGCCGCGAACCCCGGACGGGGCTACGTCGTCCGCACCGCCTGGCTCTACGGCGCGCACGGCGGCAACTTCGCCAAGACGATGGTCCGCCTCGCCGGGTCGCACCCCACCCTCACCGTCGTCGACGACCAGCGCGGCCAGCCGACCTGGACCGGCGATCTCGCCGCCCGCCTGGTCGAGCTCGTGGACGCCGCAGCTCCGGCCGGGGTCTACCACGGCACGAACGCCGGCGAGACGACCTGGTTCGGCTTCGCCCGCGCGGTGTTCGAGAAAGCCGGCCTCGATCCCGAGCGCATCCGGCCGACCGACAGCGGCAGCTTCGTCCGCCCGGCGCCGCGGCCCGCCTACTCCGTGCTCGGCCACGACGCCTGGGCCGCGGCCGGCCTCGCGCCGATGCGCTCCTGGGAGGACGCGCTGGCCGCCGCTCCGCTCGAGGCGGTCACGCCGTGA
- a CDS encoding 5-(carboxyamino)imidazole ribonucleotide synthase, translating into MRVGVIGGGQLARMMIPAAVELGLEIAVLAETEGAPAGLAATRVGDYRDEETVLGFARTVDVVTFDHEHVPQAILRRLVAEGVAVHPGPDALLYAQDKLMMRQRLTELGVPVPDWAAVSSSAELAAFLDEHGGRGVVKTARGGYDGKGVRVVSGAHEADDWFAALAEDGRGGALLVEELVGFRRELAQLVARRPSGESILWPVVESIQRDGVCAEVLAPAPASAGRLAAAAADIAETIAESLGVTGVLAVELFETTDDRLLVNELAMRPHNSGHWTMDGSTTSQFEQHLRAVLDLPLGATGCRDPWTVMVNVLGGPVGESLTDRYPLVLAAHPAVKVHNYGKEPRPGRKVGHVNATGDDLELVVYEARAAAAVLTD; encoded by the coding sequence ATGCGCGTCGGTGTGATCGGAGGCGGCCAGCTCGCCCGGATGATGATCCCCGCGGCGGTCGAGCTCGGTCTCGAGATCGCCGTGCTCGCCGAGACCGAGGGCGCCCCGGCGGGCCTCGCCGCGACGCGCGTCGGCGACTACCGCGACGAGGAGACGGTGCTCGGGTTCGCCCGCACCGTCGACGTCGTCACCTTCGACCACGAGCACGTGCCCCAGGCGATCCTGCGCCGGCTCGTCGCCGAGGGCGTGGCGGTGCACCCGGGTCCGGACGCGCTCCTCTACGCGCAGGACAAGCTGATGATGCGGCAGCGCCTCACCGAGCTCGGCGTCCCCGTCCCCGACTGGGCCGCGGTCTCCTCCTCCGCCGAGCTGGCCGCGTTCCTCGACGAGCACGGCGGCCGCGGTGTGGTCAAGACCGCGCGCGGCGGCTACGACGGCAAGGGGGTCCGCGTCGTCAGCGGCGCGCACGAGGCCGACGACTGGTTCGCGGCGCTCGCCGAGGACGGCCGCGGCGGCGCGCTGCTCGTCGAGGAGCTGGTCGGCTTCCGCCGCGAGCTGGCGCAGCTCGTGGCGCGGCGGCCCTCCGGCGAGAGCATCCTGTGGCCGGTGGTCGAGTCGATCCAGCGCGACGGGGTCTGCGCCGAGGTGCTCGCACCGGCGCCCGCGTCGGCGGGCCGCCTGGCCGCCGCCGCCGCCGACATCGCCGAGACCATCGCCGAGAGCCTGGGCGTGACCGGCGTGCTGGCCGTCGAGCTGTTCGAGACGACGGACGACCGGCTGCTCGTCAACGAGCTGGCGATGCGCCCGCACAACAGCGGCCACTGGACGATGGACGGCTCCACCACCTCGCAGTTCGAGCAGCACCTGCGCGCGGTGCTCGACCTGCCGCTCGGCGCCACCGGCTGCCGCGATCCGTGGACCGTGATGGTGAACGTGCTGGGCGGCCCCGTGGGGGAGTCGCTGACCGACCGCTACCCGCTCGTGCTCGCCGCGCACCCCGCGGTGAAGGTGCACAACTACGGCAAGGAGCCGCGGCCGGGGCGCAAGGTCGGGCACGTGAACGCGACCGGCGACGACCTCGAGCTCGTGGTCTACGAGGCGCGTGCCGCGGCGGCCGTTCTCACGGACTGA
- the purE gene encoding 5-(carboxyamino)imidazole ribonucleotide mutase, translating into MGSDSDWTVMQAASTTLSEFGVAHEVRVVSAHRTPQAMIDYGRGARARGLRVVIAGAGGAAHLPGMLAAVTSLPVVGVPVPLARLDGLDSLLSIVQMPAGVPVATVSIGGARNAGLLAVKMLAIGDDALSERLDAFAADLEAQVAAKNEALVAGL; encoded by the coding sequence ATGGGCTCGGACTCCGACTGGACGGTCATGCAGGCCGCGTCGACGACCCTCTCGGAGTTCGGAGTGGCCCACGAGGTGCGCGTCGTCTCGGCGCACCGCACCCCGCAGGCGATGATCGACTACGGTCGCGGGGCCCGCGCGCGCGGTCTGCGCGTCGTGATCGCCGGTGCCGGCGGCGCGGCCCACCTGCCCGGGATGCTGGCCGCGGTCACCTCCCTCCCCGTCGTCGGCGTGCCGGTGCCGCTCGCGCGCCTCGACGGCCTCGACTCCCTGCTCTCGATCGTGCAGATGCCGGCCGGTGTCCCCGTCGCGACCGTCTCGATCGGCGGCGCCCGCAACGCGGGGCTGCTCGCGGTGAAGATGCTCGCGATCGGCGACGACGCGCTGTCCGAGCGCCTCGACGCGTTCGCGGCCGATCTCGAGGCGCAGGTCGCCGCCAAGAACGAGGCCCTGGTGGCCGGCCTGTGA
- a CDS encoding LCP family protein, whose translation MTLPLRHPDVRSSTVMTRRAWWLLIGNLLVPGSAQVLAGNRRLGRLGLGFTLGLWTALLVGVILYFVFPTGLYTLATFDLSMLALQAALVVYGVVWLVLTLDTLRLIRLVRARPRMRAVLAFATIALMAVSVGSTAYGTYLIGITRGTLSSIFGGGAMEQPIDGRYNIMLLGGDAGEDRDGLRPDSISVVSIDASTGAATTIGVSREFVNIPFPEDSPMHELYPDGYTTDNCAVDVCKLNSIYTEVELKHPELYPDAVAEGSEPGIEATRDAVEGMLGVPIQYYALIDMEGFAQLIDSLGGIDVDYQGTEPLPLGGLPGADGTMQGVNQWIDPGPWHFNGEQALAYARSRYTTSDYDRMARQRQVQTALLEQFEPANVLSKFQDVAAAGSQVIKTDVPQGMLGYFVQLGLKTKAQPVGVVELVPPAVDVDRDPDYDVVRSLVQQGLFPDAAAQ comes from the coding sequence ATGACCCTGCCGCTGCGGCACCCCGACGTCCGCTCGAGCACGGTGATGACCCGCCGCGCCTGGTGGCTCCTCATCGGCAACCTGCTCGTGCCCGGCTCCGCGCAGGTGCTCGCGGGCAACCGCCGTCTCGGCCGCCTCGGTCTCGGCTTCACCCTCGGGCTGTGGACGGCGCTGCTCGTCGGCGTGATCCTGTACTTCGTCTTCCCGACCGGGCTGTACACGCTCGCGACCTTCGACCTCTCGATGCTCGCCCTGCAGGCGGCACTGGTGGTCTACGGCGTGGTCTGGCTCGTGCTCACCCTGGACACGCTCCGGCTGATCCGCCTGGTGCGGGCGCGGCCGAGGATGCGGGCGGTGCTCGCCTTCGCGACCATCGCCCTGATGGCGGTCTCGGTCGGCTCCACCGCCTACGGCACGTACCTCATCGGGATCACCCGCGGCACGCTGTCGTCGATCTTCGGCGGCGGGGCGATGGAGCAGCCGATCGACGGCCGCTACAACATCATGCTGCTGGGCGGCGACGCGGGCGAGGACCGCGACGGCCTGCGCCCCGACAGCATCTCGGTCGTGAGCATCGACGCCTCCACCGGCGCGGCCACCACCATCGGCGTCTCGCGGGAGTTCGTGAACATCCCGTTCCCCGAGGACAGCCCGATGCACGAGCTGTACCCGGACGGGTACACGACCGACAACTGCGCCGTCGACGTCTGCAAGCTCAACTCGATCTACACCGAGGTCGAGCTGAAGCACCCGGAGCTCTACCCGGACGCGGTCGCCGAGGGCAGCGAGCCCGGCATCGAGGCGACCCGCGACGCGGTGGAGGGGATGCTCGGCGTGCCCATCCAGTACTACGCGCTGATCGACATGGAGGGCTTCGCCCAGCTGATCGACTCGCTCGGCGGCATCGACGTCGACTACCAGGGCACCGAGCCGCTGCCGCTCGGCGGGCTCCCCGGCGCGGACGGCACGATGCAGGGCGTCAACCAGTGGATCGATCCCGGGCCCTGGCACTTCAACGGCGAGCAGGCGCTCGCCTATGCCCGCTCTCGCTACACGACGAGCGACTACGACCGGATGGCGCGCCAGCGCCAGGTGCAGACCGCGCTGCTCGAGCAGTTCGAGCCGGCGAACGTCCTCTCGAAGTTCCAGGACGTGGCGGCGGCCGGCTCGCAGGTGATCAAGACCGACGTCCCGCAGGGCATGCTCGGCTACTTCGTGCAGCTGGGGCTGAAGACGAAGGCCCAGCCGGTCGGCGTCGTCGAGCTCGTCCCGCCCGCGGTCGACGTGGACCGCGACCCGGACTACGACGTCGTCCGCTCCCTCGTGCAGCAGGGCCTGTTCCCCGACGCCGCGGCGCAGTAG
- a CDS encoding polyprenol monophosphomannose synthase, whose product MLSLTIVTPTYNEADNIGELLRRVAAAVARESDVVVRSVVVDDSSPDGTAEKARALAAELETPAFSVQVLERATKEGLGAAYLWAFERILEADDAPDCILQMDADLSHDPKYLADFLREVRAGADLVVASRYIPGGGTPDWTLDRKILSRGGNVYARAILGSRLTDWTGGFNLFSRELLERIHFETVDATGYGFQIALKHRALTAARQVREIPIVFLDRTEGTSKIPGNTLLRSLLLVLRIRLGRDGSR is encoded by the coding sequence ATGCTCTCGCTCACCATCGTCACCCCCACGTACAACGAAGCGGACAACATCGGCGAGCTGCTGCGCCGGGTCGCCGCCGCCGTGGCCCGCGAGTCCGACGTCGTCGTCCGCTCGGTCGTCGTGGACGACTCGTCCCCGGACGGGACGGCGGAGAAGGCGCGCGCTCTGGCGGCCGAGCTGGAGACCCCGGCGTTCTCCGTGCAGGTGCTCGAGCGCGCGACGAAGGAGGGTCTGGGCGCGGCCTACCTCTGGGCGTTCGAGCGGATCCTCGAGGCCGACGACGCCCCGGACTGCATCCTGCAGATGGACGCCGACCTCTCGCACGACCCGAAGTACCTCGCCGACTTCCTCCGCGAGGTGCGCGCGGGCGCCGACCTCGTCGTCGCGTCCCGCTACATCCCCGGCGGCGGCACCCCGGACTGGACGCTGGACCGCAAGATCCTCAGCCGCGGCGGCAACGTCTACGCCCGCGCGATCCTCGGCTCGCGCCTCACCGACTGGACCGGCGGATTCAACCTCTTCAGCCGCGAGCTGCTCGAGCGCATCCACTTCGAGACGGTGGACGCCACCGGCTACGGGTTCCAGATCGCGCTGAAGCACCGCGCCCTGACCGCCGCGCGGCAGGTGCGCGAGATCCCCATCGTCTTCCTCGACCGCACCGAGGGGACCTCGAAGATCCCGGGCAACACCCTCCTGCGCAGCCTGCTGCTCGTCCTGCGCATCCGCCTCGGACGCGACGGGTCGCGATGA
- a CDS encoding GtrA family protein: MSRPSSSSASKTARSTSSPSRTAPPASSPWRSSRWLESQKVRFLVAGSLNTALDFLILNALALLVGLPTLVANVASVTVGISISYFLNHFFVFRHPDRPTVRTFAQFFLVTGFSSLVLQSLIIYGFEVFFDTRFGTSLLFLPSAGEKAFLAINAAKAVAVMVGLVWNFCLYKFVVFRAPSAAIAPELGEVVDEVESAAR; the protein is encoded by the coding sequence GTGTCGCGTCCGTCGAGCTCGTCCGCGTCGAAGACGGCCCGGTCGACGTCGTCCCCGTCGAGGACGGCCCCGCCGGCGTCGTCGCCGTGGCGGTCGTCGCGCTGGCTGGAGTCGCAGAAGGTGCGGTTCCTCGTCGCGGGGTCGCTGAACACGGCGCTCGACTTCCTCATCCTCAACGCGCTCGCCCTGCTCGTCGGCCTGCCCACCCTGGTCGCGAACGTCGCCTCGGTGACCGTCGGCATCTCGATCTCGTACTTCCTGAACCACTTCTTCGTGTTCCGGCACCCCGACCGGCCGACGGTGCGCACCTTCGCGCAGTTCTTCCTGGTGACCGGCTTCAGCTCGCTGGTGCTGCAGTCGCTGATCATCTACGGCTTCGAGGTCTTCTTCGACACCCGCTTCGGCACCTCCCTCCTCTTCCTCCCCAGTGCGGGCGAGAAGGCGTTCCTCGCCATCAACGCCGCGAAGGCCGTCGCCGTGATGGTCGGCCTGGTCTGGAACTTCTGCCTCTACAAGTTCGTCGTGTTCCGCGCGCCGTCCGCGGCGATCGCCCCGGAGCTGGGCGAGGTCGTCGACGAGGTGGAGTCCGCCGCGCGCTGA
- the rfbA gene encoding glucose-1-phosphate thymidylyltransferase RfbA — MKGIILAGGSGSRLWPITKGISKQLMPIYDKPMVYYPLSTLMMAGIDEVLIITTPEYNDQFRALLGDGSSLGMTLSYAVQESPDGLAQAFLIGEEFIGDDSVALVLGDNIFHGTALGTALASNTAIEGAVIFAYQVADPRAYGVVEFDDAFHALSIEEKPAKPKSNYAVPGLYFYDNSVVGIAKTIEPSARGELEISTVNERYLEAGTLNVQVLDRGTAWLDTGTFDSMIEATEFVRVIEQRQGFKIGCIEEIAWRNGWIDDAALAELAAPLVKSGYGAYLQRLLELGR, encoded by the coding sequence GTGAAGGGCATCATCCTGGCCGGCGGCTCCGGCTCGCGGCTCTGGCCGATCACCAAGGGCATCTCGAAGCAGCTGATGCCGATCTACGACAAGCCGATGGTCTACTACCCGCTGTCGACGCTGATGATGGCCGGGATCGACGAGGTCCTGATCATCACGACCCCCGAGTACAACGACCAGTTCCGCGCGCTGCTCGGCGACGGCTCGAGCCTGGGGATGACCCTCTCCTACGCGGTGCAGGAGTCGCCCGACGGGCTGGCGCAGGCGTTCCTGATCGGCGAGGAGTTCATCGGCGACGACTCCGTCGCGCTGGTGCTCGGCGACAACATCTTCCACGGCACGGCGCTGGGCACGGCCCTCGCGTCGAACACCGCCATCGAGGGTGCGGTGATCTTCGCCTACCAGGTGGCGGATCCCCGCGCCTACGGCGTCGTCGAGTTCGACGACGCGTTCCACGCGCTCTCGATCGAGGAGAAGCCGGCGAAGCCCAAGAGCAACTACGCGGTGCCGGGGCTCTACTTCTACGACAACTCCGTCGTCGGCATCGCGAAGACGATCGAGCCCTCCGCCCGCGGTGAGCTCGAGATCTCGACCGTGAACGAGCGCTACCTCGAGGCGGGGACGCTGAACGTGCAGGTGCTGGACCGCGGCACCGCCTGGCTCGACACCGGGACGTTCGACTCGATGATCGAGGCGACCGAGTTCGTCCGCGTGATCGAGCAGCGCCAGGGCTTCAAGATCGGCTGCATCGAGGAGATCGCCTGGCGCAACGGCTGGATCGACGACGCGGCGCTGGCGGAGCTCGCCGCCCCGCTCGTCAAGAGCGGCTACGGCGCCTACCTGCAGCGCCTGCTCGAGCTCGGTCGCTGA
- a CDS encoding glycosyltransferase family 1 protein, giving the protein MTTTLRVVVDQMLARVPGGIGRYTEELTRELIRTAPRDCEVEAVLSAHPPEKEEELRQRLPGLARLHRLHLGRRELSRAWQYGIGIPSGGGMMHAPSLFAPLRNHEGREGEQIAVTIHDTVPWTHPETLTPHGAKWHRAMAKRAQKFADAVVVPTHAVAQQLSQVLDFGDRIRVIGGAVGSGLVLPDDADERAEALGLPAEYVLSVGTLEPRKGLVSLIAAFGEASAPEIPLLIVGPTGWGELDIASVADEQGLGEERVRALGVLSDSDLALVLSRATLFVYPSIAEGFGLPVLEAMHFGVPVVHSDDPALLEVAADAGVAVERGDAKHYPERLALAMSSVLSDTGLRERLSVAGRDRSRAFSWRDSAERVWALHADL; this is encoded by the coding sequence GTGACGACCACGCTCCGGGTGGTCGTCGACCAGATGCTCGCCCGCGTCCCGGGCGGCATCGGCCGCTACACCGAGGAGCTCACCCGCGAGCTGATCCGCACCGCCCCGCGCGACTGCGAGGTCGAGGCCGTCCTCTCGGCGCACCCGCCCGAGAAGGAGGAGGAGCTGCGGCAGCGGCTGCCCGGCCTCGCGCGCCTGCACCGCCTGCACCTGGGCCGCCGCGAGCTCTCCCGCGCCTGGCAGTACGGCATCGGCATCCCCTCCGGCGGCGGCATGATGCACGCCCCCAGCCTGTTCGCTCCGCTGCGCAACCACGAGGGCCGCGAGGGCGAGCAGATCGCCGTCACGATCCACGACACGGTGCCGTGGACGCACCCCGAGACCCTCACCCCGCACGGCGCCAAGTGGCACCGGGCGATGGCGAAGCGCGCGCAGAAGTTCGCCGATGCGGTCGTCGTCCCGACGCACGCGGTCGCGCAGCAGCTCTCGCAGGTGCTCGACTTCGGCGACCGGATCCGCGTGATCGGCGGGGCCGTCGGCTCGGGACTCGTCCTGCCCGACGACGCGGACGAGCGGGCGGAGGCCCTGGGGCTGCCCGCCGAGTACGTCCTCAGCGTCGGCACGCTGGAGCCCCGCAAGGGCCTGGTCTCGCTGATCGCCGCCTTCGGCGAGGCGTCCGCCCCGGAGATCCCGCTCCTGATCGTCGGGCCGACCGGCTGGGGCGAGCTCGACATCGCCTCCGTCGCGGACGAGCAGGGCCTCGGCGAGGAGCGGGTCCGCGCGCTCGGCGTCCTCAGCGACTCCGACCTCGCGCTCGTGCTCAGCCGAGCGACGCTGTTCGTCTACCCGAGCATCGCCGAGGGCTTCGGCCTCCCGGTGCTCGAGGCCATGCACTTCGGCGTGCCGGTCGTGCACTCGGACGACCCGGCGCTGCTCGAGGTCGCGGCCGACGCCGGCGTCGCCGTCGAGCGCGGCGACGCGAAGCACTACCCGGAGCGGCTCGCGCTCGCGATGAGCAGCGTCCTCTCCGACACCGGGCTCCGCGAGCGCCTCTCCGTCGCCGGCCGCGACCGCTCCCGCGCCTTCAGCTGGCGCGACTCCGCCGAGCGCGTCTGGGCGCTGCACGCCGACCTCTGA
- a CDS encoding biotin--[acetyl-CoA-carboxylase] ligase — MQLPLSLSVSPQVLWLESAGSTNDELRERATAEPAAWPHLSVVATDDQRAGRGRLGRVWQAPAGRTLAASTLVAAAALPAGAVGWLPLLAGAALARSLAPLVDGSVEVKWPNDVLIEGCKTAGILAERLPDGRVIVGAGINLLLAEEELPVPTATSLALAGASTTGADAVLAGFLTEFSALLAPLLALGDAESSGTAAVVRAHCGTLGRTVRVELPDGSVAEGTAVALDAGGSLVLEQDGARRSFSAGDVTHLRQ; from the coding sequence ATGCAGCTCCCGCTCTCCCTCTCCGTGTCGCCGCAGGTCCTCTGGCTCGAGAGCGCCGGCTCGACGAACGACGAGCTCCGCGAGCGGGCGACGGCCGAGCCCGCGGCCTGGCCGCACCTCTCCGTCGTGGCGACCGACGACCAGCGCGCGGGCCGGGGACGCCTCGGGCGCGTCTGGCAGGCGCCGGCCGGCCGGACGCTCGCCGCCTCGACGCTCGTGGCCGCGGCGGCTCTGCCCGCCGGCGCGGTGGGCTGGCTGCCCCTGCTCGCCGGTGCGGCCCTGGCCCGGTCGCTCGCCCCGCTGGTGGACGGCTCCGTCGAGGTCAAGTGGCCCAACGACGTGCTGATCGAGGGGTGCAAGACGGCGGGGATCCTCGCCGAGCGCCTCCCGGACGGCCGCGTGATCGTGGGCGCCGGGATCAACCTCCTGCTCGCAGAGGAGGAGCTGCCCGTGCCGACCGCGACCTCCCTCGCCCTCGCCGGCGCGTCGACGACGGGCGCCGACGCCGTGCTCGCCGGCTTCCTCACCGAGTTCTCGGCGCTGCTCGCGCCGCTCCTCGCTCTCGGCGACGCCGAGTCCTCCGGGACCGCCGCCGTGGTGCGTGCGCACTGCGGCACGCTGGGCCGCACGGTCCGGGTCGAGCTGCCGGACGGCTCCGTGGCGGAGGGCACCGCGGTCGCGCTCGACGCCGGCGGCTCGCTCGTGCTCGAGCAGGACGGCGCCCGGCGCTCGTTCTCGGCGGGCGACGTCACCCACCTCCGCCAGTGA